The nucleotide sequence TTTACTCCTCTTTGATTTAAATACTTTTTAACCTCAATCCCTGCATTGCTTTCCATTTGTTTTTCAAAAAAAGAGCAGGCAAACTCGCATATATCGTAAGTTTTTTGCCTTTTTGTGGAAATCTTGGGATCTTCTTTTTTTAATTCTACTCCGGCTTTGTCCGCCAGTATTTTTAAAGCGTCTTTAAATTCCACCCCTTCTATTTTCATAACAAATCCGAAAATATCTCCTCCTATTCCGCAAGAGCCAAAACAATGCCAAATCTGCTTTGAAGGAGAAACAAAAAAAGAAGGGCTTTTTTCCGAATGGAACGGACATATAGCCCTATAGTTTGCTCCTGTCTTTTGCAGTTTTATATAGCTTCCTATGACATTTACTATGTCAAGGCGGCTTTTAATTTCTTCGGTAGGAGAATTTAACATTGTATATTTTTTACATCAAAAGGGTTTTTATTATAACACAAATTTGATGATATAACAATTTTAGAAACTTTTGACAATATTAACCTCTTTTTCTTTTACGATATCGTTTTCTTTAAAAACAAACATTGCTCTGAGTAATTTTCCTTTTAAAACTTCCGGCAGCCAGAAAATATCATCCGGCCACATTTTTTTGAAGGGTATTTTTTCTACTGAAAACCACTCCGGCCTCATTTCTTCGCTTTCTCTTGGCTCTCCTTCCCAATTTTCAGAAAAATATACATGAACGGCTTGATTAAATAAAAAATTATGAGGAAAATAAAAAGAAATTTCAGCAACTTTTTCCATTTCTTTGATAAAAACATTTATTTCCTCTTTCGCTTCCCTTATTGCTGCCTGCTTAATCGTTTCTTTCTCTTCAACTTTCCCTCCGACTCCGTTGTATCTATTAATTCCAAAACCGCGCTTTTTCATAGCGAGGCAAATATCGGTTACTTCTCCTTTTGATTTTTTAACCAGAAATAAAAGAGTGGCCTTTCTTAAATCTTCCATATTTTTTTAAAAAAGACAAATTGGCGGAGGGGACAGGACTCGAACCTGCATGGGGAAAAACCCCGCCAGTTCTCCAAACTAGTGTCTTACCAATTAGACGTACCCCTCCAACAAAAATAAAGTTAGCACAAAAAAACCTATTTTGGAAGATCGGAGAAGAATCTTGAAAGATTCGGGTGTTTTACGAGAACTTTATAATTCAAAAGTTTTAAAACCATTAAAAAATCAAGAATCTCCTCCTTTGTCGTTTCTGGACCAACAAATATTTCTCCGAATTCCTTTAATAGATTTTCAGTATAATTATCAAGAATTTCCCTGTTTGCTTTCGCTTTCAGCCAATCAATTATACCTTTGAATTCTCCGTTATCAAGCCATATTCCCTTGCATAAAGAACAAACATCTATTATGACATCCGAACTTCCATACCTTACTTCATAAAGAGGAACTCTGCAGGAAGGGCACAGCCGTATTCCGGAAGAAATTCTAAATTGCGTTTCTTCATCCCAGAGATTTATATCAAGCCATCTTAATTCCCTGTCTTTATCATCCTTTGCAAGGCGAAGCTCGTCTTCTTCAAACCATAAGCCAAGGCACTTGGGACAATTATCAACTTCAATATTATGAAAAAGGCGCCCTAAAAGAGGAATATTGCACCTAGGGCATTTAAATTTGGTTTCTGTTTTTGGATTTAATTTTTCTTCTTTCATTTTATATATTCATCCCCCGTAAGGCCTTTACTCTCTTTTCAACAGGAGGATGAGTTAAGAACAAGGCATGGAAGAAGCTTTTTTTCTCTTCCCCCTTGAAAGGGTTTATTATAAAAAGATGAGAGGTGGAATTGCTCGCTTTTTTCATTATTGAAGGATTGTTTGATATCTTAATAAGAGCTTTTGCCAGTCCTTCCGGATATCTTGTAAGAAGAGCTCCTGAAGAATCAGCAAGATATTCCCTTTTTCTTGAAATTGCAAGCTTCATAAGCTGAGCGCAAAGCCCGGCAAAAAAGGCGAAAAATATCGCGGCAATAATAATAAGCCCTCCTCCTTTTTCGTCTCTTTTTGAAATTCCTCCCCAAAAAACGCTCCTTATGAAAATATCGGCAGTAAAAACAACAACTCCGAAAAGAATAACAACAATCGTCTGAAGAAGAGCATCTCTGTTTCCAATATGAGCAAGCTCATGGGCTATAACTCCCTCAAGCTCAGATCTATCAAGCACCTCAATAAGGCCCCTTGTCACCGCTATAACTCCATGTTCCGGGTTTCTTCCGGTAGCAAAGGCATTGGGCTGGTTTTCCTCTATGATATAAATTTTAGGGAGAGGAAGGCCTGCCCCGATGCAAAGATTTTCAACCAGAAGATAAAGTTCTGGATTATCATTTTTTTCAATCATCTTCGCATTTACCATTTTAAGAACAATTTTGTCCGAATACCAATAGCCGAAAAAACTTGCCAAAACGCTGTATATTAAAGCAATCCAAAGAATCAAATAACTTTCAAAAAAATAAGAAGCAATCCATCCTACTGCAATGACAAAAATGAAGAACAATGTCATGTACCCCCAAGTTTTGTAAATATTAATTTCCGACTGTTTATAAAGATTTGCCGCCATTTTTTAAAAGCTTGCTTTTACTACTTCTTTTTCTTTTTCTTCTCCTATTTCAAAAAAATCCATTTTTTTAAATCCAAACATAGAAGCGACAATATTTGAAGGAAACTTTTCTATCTTTATATTCAAATCTCTCACGTTCGTGTTATAGAATCTTCTGGCATATTGAATTTTATCTTCAGTGTCTCTCAATTCTCTTTGAAGCTCCACAAAGTTTTCCGAAGCTCTAAGCTGGGGATAATTTTCAGATACGGCAAAAAGGCTTTTAAGGGTTCCGCTTAAAAAGTTTT is from Candidatus Paceibacterota bacterium and encodes:
- a CDS encoding 8-oxo-dGTP diphosphatase; translated protein: MEDLRKATLLFLVKKSKGEVTDICLAMKKRGFGINRYNGVGGKVEEKETIKQAAIREAKEEINVFIKEMEKVAEISFYFPHNFLFNQAVHVYFSENWEGEPRESEEMRPEWFSVEKIPFKKMWPDDIFWLPEVLKGKLLRAMFVFKENDIVKEKEVNIVKSF
- a CDS encoding zf-TFIIB domain-containing protein, which gives rise to MKEEKLNPKTETKFKCPRCNIPLLGRLFHNIEVDNCPKCLGLWFEEDELRLAKDDKDRELRWLDINLWDEETQFRISSGIRLCPSCRVPLYEVRYGSSDVIIDVCSLCKGIWLDNGEFKGIIDWLKAKANREILDNYTENLLKEFGEIFVGPETTKEEILDFLMVLKLLNYKVLVKHPNLSRFFSDLPK
- a CDS encoding LemA family protein — encoded protein: MNTTYVIIGIFVLIAFALVFIYNRFVVLVNRTKEAWSDIDVQLKRRYDLIPNLIETVKGYAAHEKEVFENVTKARTMAMSAEKSGDPKKVGEAENFLSGTLKSLFAVSENYPQLRASENFVELQRELRDTEDKIQYARRFYNTNVRDLNIKIEKFPSNIVASMFGFKKMDFFEIGEEKEKEVVKASF
- a CDS encoding M48 family metallopeptidase encodes the protein MAANLYKQSEINIYKTWGYMTLFFIFVIAVGWIASYFFESYLILWIALIYSVLASFFGYWYSDKIVLKMVNAKMIEKNDNPELYLLVENLCIGAGLPLPKIYIIEENQPNAFATGRNPEHGVIAVTRGLIEVLDRSELEGVIAHELAHIGNRDALLQTIVVILFGVVVFTADIFIRSVFWGGISKRDEKGGGLIIIAAIFFAFFAGLCAQLMKLAISRKREYLADSSGALLTRYPEGLAKALIKISNNPSIMKKASNSTSHLFIINPFKGEEKKSFFHALFLTHPPVEKRVKALRGMNI